Proteins encoded within one genomic window of Naumovozyma dairenensis CBS 421 chromosome 6, complete genome:
- the NDAI0F02210 gene encoding uncharacterized protein, translating into MLFNNNNSNIIPRSILNNNTIDYSNVPITWEQPNRATFINSALSSATTCVSDTGSLDFSNFINDSTSNPRSPVFSISSSTPFSNYGILRRRNAISIARGAINPYRESITAILPNNVEDDYVSSAKEEAEELGISFIGYFQGVPYYGIL; encoded by the coding sequence ATGctattcaataataataatagtaatatcaTTCCACGTtctattttgaataataacactATTGATTATTCAAACGTGCCCATTACATGGGAACAACCTAATCGAGCCACTTTTATTAATTCTGCACTCTCTAGTGCAACCACCTGTGTGTCTGATACAGGCTCATTAGACTTTTCTAACTTCATTAATGATTCTACTTCCAATCCACGATCTCCAGTCTTTTCTATTTCTAGCAGTACGCCCTTTAGCAATTATGGGAtattaagaagaagaaacgCGATTTCTATTGCTCGTGGTGCAATAAATCCGTATCGTGAATCAATTACTGCCATTTTACCAAATAATGTAGAAGATGACTATGTCTCTTCTGCTAAAGAAGAGGCTGAAGAACTAGGTATATCATTCATTGGATATTTTCAAGGTGTACCTTACTATGGtatactttga
- the VPS45 gene encoding Vps45p (similar to Saccharomyces cerevisiae VPS45 (YGL095C); ancestral locus Anc_6.174): MNLFDVADVYIKRIVNSTIKPSHEGLTTTMTSPMIGAGAMYGNTSSRIKALLLDKDTISTISMCATQSELLKNEIFLIDTIENKNRDVMRHLKCLVYIKPVEESIQCLIDELNNPKYGEYHVFFNNLISKSQLERLAEADNLEVVVKVEEIFQDYQILNEDLFSFEMTLGSSFHDNRKLFRGDDLSIWDPTSLKNCSNSLISVLLSLKLRPEIKFDSHSKLCSKLAHEINNEINKNDKNLFDFPKMDVPPILLILDRKMDPMTALLQPWTYRSMINEYIGIKRNIVDLSSVPNIDKELLKVTLTSKQDPFYHDSMYLNFGELGDKIKIYVNDYKKITKSNSKIETIDDIKQFIEKFPEFKKISGNVSKHMAIISELDRQLKIKDIWDISEIEQNLSVFKDDDEDYKKLTEKILINPDIDFFYKVKLCCIYYLRYCHDGSNEPRINAIINKLKTQGISLDELSIFENFRKQINFVNKRENEMEQSNDINGDITNVSNNNSKDTTMTHDLLSDILKKFNSKMESAKNMQKNRNRNAGNTNNTNEDNVYLQHIPELSHLLSDLSMGQLSETRYKTLTTRSGNVARNKKNNQPVQDVVVFVVGGTTFEEARFVHQFNDTMKGKIRIILGGTSILSTKDYLNSFS; encoded by the coding sequence atgaacTTATTTGACGTGGCAGACGTTTATATCAAACGAATAGTGAACTCTACCATTAAACCAAGCCATGAAGGGTTAACAACAACCATGACTTCACCTATGATTGGTGCAGGAGCAATGTATGGTAATACTAGTAGTAGAATTAAGGCGCTATTGTTGGATAAAGATACTATCTCTACTATTTCCATGTGCGCTACACAAAGTGAGTTATTAAAGAACGAAATCTTCCTTATTGACACGatagaaaataagaatCGTGATGTTATGAGACATTTAAAATGTTTGGTCTATATCAAACCTGTTGAAGAAAGTATTCAATgtttaattgatgaattgaataatcCTAAATATGGGGAATATCATgtcttctttaataatttaattagTAAATCACAATTAGAAAGGTTAGCTGAAGCTGATAATTTAGAAGTTGTTGTTAAAGTAgaagaaattttccaagatTATCAGATATTAAATGAggatttattttcttttgaaatgaCTTTGGGATCATCATTTCATGATAATAGGAAATTATTTAGAGGTGATGATTTGAGTATTTGGGATCCAActtctttaaaaaattgCTCCAATAGTTTAATatcagtattattatcgttaAAATTAAGAccagaaattaaatttgattcGCATAGTAAACTTTGTTCTAAATTAGCTcatgaaataaataatgaaattaataaaaatgacaagaatttatttgatttccCTAAGATGGATGTACCACCaatattgttgattttgGATAGAAAGATGGATCCCATGACTGCATTATTACAACCGTGGACTTATAGATCAAtgattaatgaatatatcgGCATTAAAAGGAATATCGTTGATCTTTCTAGTGTTCCAAATATTGACAAAGAACTTTTGAAAGTTACATTAACTAGTAAGCAAGATCCATTTTATCATGATTCAATGTATTTAAATTTTGGTGAGTTAGGTGATAAGattaaaatatatgttAATGACTATAAGAAGATTACGAAATCTAATAGTAAGATTGAGAccattgatgatattaaacaatttattgaaaaattcccagaatttaagaaaatttCAGGTAATGTTTCTAAACATATGGCAATTATTAGTGAATTAGATagacaattgaaaattaagGATATTTGGGATATCAGTGAAATTGAACAAAATTTAAGTGTCTTTAaagatgacgatgaagattataaaaaattaactgAAAAAATTCTAATTAATCctgatattgattttttctataAAGTTAAACTTTGttgtatatattatttgagaTATTGTCATGATGGAAGTAACGAACCAAGAATAAATGCgataattaataaattgaaaactcAAGGTATAAGCTTGGATGAATTATCGATTTTTGAGAATTTTAGAAAGCAAATAAACTTTGTTaataaaagagaaaatgaaatggaaCAATCAAATGATATAAATGGTGATATTACTAATGTTAGTAATAACAACTCCAAGGACACAACTATGACGCATGATTTGTTAAGTGATATTCTAAAGAAATTTAACAGTAAGATGGAATCAGCGAAAAATATGCAAAAGAATCGTAACCGCAATGCAGGCAATACAAACAATacaaatgaagataatgtTTATTTACAACACATACCAGAACTATCGCACTTATTGAGTGATTTATCAATGGGTCAACTTTCTGAAACAAGATATAAGACATTAACTACACGTTCCGGTAATGTTGCCaggaacaagaaaaataatcaacCTGTACAGGATGTTGTTGTATTTGTTGTCGGCGGTACGACTTTTGAAGAAGCTCGCTTTGTTCATCAGTTTAATGATACAATGAAAGGTAAGATTAGAATAATACTGGGTGGTACATCCATCTTATCCACGAAGGACTATTTAAATTCCTTTTCataa
- the TCO89 gene encoding Tco89p (similar to Saccharomyces cerevisiae TCO89 (YPL180W); ancestral locus Anc_6.175), translating into MGQRGRTHGRGEPPVASAIDQQQQPLSQQQQQQQQLQLMSNKQIRQFTTRSRAKSTASFKGLRRMLAHDGGGQGSNLQYDERHAPIKCKSSDSISRKRVISGLNMTALSRVKSNPNSIGAAGIISPRDKVKQYYNQHHHYLNHHSHPRQVIHLRSKSSHSVLNLEDVVEQYTKNKEEMDRKKNADGKDRNDDKDYDDYEEDDELKEYDGIGEEEEEEEEEEEGGTQPETMNNLSPDDKVDHITLSSQEETLSSSNSTHIGNVQTSELNGDDRGEIQKPCDIQTALVAHHDKGKVAVVAAPEEVEEEDRIDIPTLDNVETSNVNEEHASLHSLTRQGSKFTASKSNDTKPSNTDDASATNATNKSANVPSISKAINGTQKQRQHATQEKQLDYHPEHEANTMAEHYIPTMILSQSTGMERTFQEPASIQNSLANELKRPGRNTNIEQQHIVPLQSQELPDQAFAQQPLLPNTDRVPTATNKNINNQNLRLKHSDIGTLSTENKADTRTSHSRHNSTNQHAFSTSIPSLTSNLQNALQQQPQGSYHKTSRIPSNILDATNNNSNTNIRYHSALRNENINTINNIDRKKSKLKENGTSNYHINNNYTTNTTTTNNNNNTKSDLSASLNRKTSSSVLKTNNFQAFLKSDDNDDDDSRTQRKLWLQRESSIMDLNLQNDNNNPDSIFMASNIEVKREFERITHEYINVKRFSNPLNEALAKLESLEKPTKLTRGSSSSPAATTNNNNPSTNNSGTKDRDIQSSSLLSSYLNPSKKPTADGFLPGEIRTSKLQRILSSIWREESISFNRDINPLNKSASHSNSNGNNINNMKQSHTNVNGYYSSQNHSGSNNTLRHSSIRSVMGTSATNMNQPLYQHQRVVNSLQPTTRAVNRRMENVVHHQQQR; encoded by the coding sequence atgggGCAAAGGGGTAGAACACATGGACGGGGTGAACCGCCTGTAGCATCGGCCATCGatcagcagcagcagcCATTatcacaacaacagcagcagcagcagcagctaCAGCTGATGAGTAATAAGCAAATAAGGCAGTTCACAACTAGATCAAGAGCTAAAAGTACAGCAAGTTTTAAAGGGTTGAGAAGAATGCTTGCTCATGATGGTGGCGGGCAAGGATCTAATTTGCAATATGATGAACGACATGCTCCAATAAAATGTAAAAGCTCTGATTCCATCTCAAGAAAACGTGTGATTAGTGGATTAAATATGACTGCTTTATCTAGAGTGAAATCTAATCCAAATTCTATCGGCGCAGCCGGAATTATTAGCCCTAGAGATAAAGTGaaacaatattataatcagcatcatcattatctgaATCATCATTCTCATCCACGTCAGGTAATCCATTTGAGAAGTAAGAGTTCTCATTCTGTGTTGAATTTAGAAGATGTTGTTGAGCAATATACGAAGAATAAAGAGGAAATGGATAGGAAGAAAAATGCGGATGGAAAAGATAGGAACGATGACAAAGACTATGATGATTacgaagaagatgatgagcttaaagaatatgatgGTAttggtgaagaagaagaagaagaagaagaagaagaagaaggtggAACTCAACCGGAAACTATGAATAATCTAAGTCCGGATGATAAAGTAGATCATATCACTCTCTCTTCTCAAGAGGAAACTTTGAGTTCCAGTAATTCAACACATATCGGTAATGTCCAAACAAGTGAACTAAATGGGGATGATAGAGGTGAAATACAGAAGCCATGTGATATACAAACAGCGTTAGTAGCACATCATGATAAAGGTAAggttgctgttgttgctgcCCCTGAAGAggtagaagaagaagatcgTATTGATATTCCTACTTTAGATAATGTAGAGACAAGCAATGTCAATGAAGAGCATGCCTCATTACATTCCCTGACAAGACAAGGATCAAAATTCACAGCCAGCAAATCCAATGATACCAAACCCTCAAATACTGATGATGCTTCTGCCACTAATGCAACCAATAAGAGTGCAAACGTTCCGAGTATATCCAAGGCAATTAATGGCACACAAAAACAACGACAACATGCCACGCAAGAGAAGCAACTAGACTATCATCCAGAACATGAGGCAAACACAATGGCGGAACATTATATTCCAACAATGATTTTATCTCAATCGACAGGGATGGAAAGGACATTCCAAGAACCTGCGTCAATTCAAAATTCCCTGGCAAATGAGTTAAAGAGGCCAGGAAGAAATACAAATATAGAGCAACAACATATTGTACCATTACAGTCACAAGAACTACCGGATCAAGCATTTGCTCAACAGCCTCTACTACCAAATACTGATAGAGTGCCCACTGCCACCAACAAAAACattaataatcaaaatttaCGTCTCAAGCATTCTGACATAGGAACTTTATCAACGGAGAATAAGGCAGATACCAGAACGTCACATTCACGTCATAATTCTACAAATCAACATGCATTTTCTACTTCAATTCCAAGTCTAACAAGTAATTTGCAAAATGCTCTTCAACAACAGCCTCAGGGGAGTTATCATAAGACTTCAAGGATACCTAGTAATATTTTAGATgcaacaaataataacagtaaTACTAATATTCGTTATCATTCGGCATTGAGGAAcgaaaatatcaataccaTTAATAACATAGATAGGAAAAAAAgtaaattaaaagaaaacgGCACTAGTAATTatcatattaataataattatactactaatactactactactaataataataataatacaaagtCAGATTTATCCGCCTCATTAAATAGAAAGACTTCTAGCTCAGTTCTGAAAACTAATAATTTCCAAGCATTTTTAAAATcggatgataatgatgatgatgattccAGAACTCAAAGGAAATTATGGTTACAAAGAGAAAGCTCAATAATGGATTTAAATTTACAgaatgataacaataatcCAGATTCAATCTTTATGGCAAGTAATATTGAAGTGAAAAGAGAATTCGAAAGAATTACGcatgaatatattaatgtTAAAAGATTTTCAAATCCATTAAATGAAGCGTTAGCGAAGTTAGAATCTTTGGAAAAACCGACTAAGCTAACGAGAGGTTCCTCATCCAGCCCCGCAGCTACtactaataacaataatcCTTCTACCAACAATAGCGGTACTAAAGACCGAGATATACAATCAagttcattattatcaagcTATCTAAACCCATCGAAGAAACCAACTGCTGATGGCTTCCTACCAGGCGAAATACGAACttcaaaattacaaagGATATTATCATCTATTTGGAGAGAGGAAAGCATTTCATTCAATAGAGATATTAATCCGCTAAACAAATCTGCAAGCcatagtaatagtaatggtaataatattaataatatgaaGCAATCACATACTAATGTTAATGGTTACTATTCATCTCAAAACCACAGCGGTAGTAATAATACTTTGAGGCATTCATCCATAAGGAGTGTTATGGGGACATCTGCTACAAATATGAATCAACCATTGTATCAACACCAACGTGTGGTCAATTCTTTGCAGCCGACCACAAGAGCAGTAAATAGGCGTATGGAAAATGTTGTTCATCACCAGCAACAGAGGTAA
- the RTT10 gene encoding tRNA (34-2'-O)-methyltransferase regulator RTT10 (similar to Saccharomyces cerevisiae YPL183C; ancestral locus Anc_6.177), with amino-acid sequence MAETCMKELSHYGPSLCVKFYKNYVVSGYGPFIQIYDYHDNGKLIHKSKMFRKNKIHGLSVSSEGKLLVFGSRSVSVVDLDDDLINNDENVDAIRFEKLNSEWIINGEFSANGKFIYLLTSYNKVLICDLIGNVVSEKVLPGERSILYSGSIKVLSNDKVLINAGTVMGGVLIWDLSTESKIHNLLGHEGSIFHVTVSDNGELVASCSDDRSIRIWDIKLGKELCIGWGHTARIWNLKFFSNGTKLVSVSEDSTCRIWDLRSNNNETFELRLSQVHEAHLIKNVWGVDIQEEENLAVTSGNDGRIKLIDIKDYGDPSNEISFSMDDISEKSVIKFNKEEIIKGFHQFKFGLIAITSLGKIIKFDFETEVWQLISVYDKFVSYSSTNAIVKHNIIIFSNNKCDLLLLKFSSDGHDITVKQELHLDELSKTNNCLVEEFNEESLLVCLESPNPRDKFICLQINNETLTIVEKYSFTKPENFVSSCLEVFQHYILVGSRFATIAIFDKRNVDKSAYIIKRLNHGDTTTNIAYVECNEHQSHLFSVTNRDGYYNFISINFPSDCNGSITYKVIHSNKIMKGFLEGAFFNDKGEYITYGFKSSLFYIYNETHCYEIASQVCGGAHRQWKLFPCDSDEEEETQFTLIYIKASRLHLKRINKLSVPETLESGLHGREIRDVTILKEKSYNDEYIFCTGSEDTTLKLGQFNTVTGKVTNHWTERKHVSGLQRCKFISEKLMISSSAREELLLWEINDEFQSGPYITIRQTLPTSSDNPDLRIMDFDTIFLTNGLDFIVSTVYSDSGVKIWYYDHAKNIFKLLIEGRYSTVCILNTSLEIFRNQVWLFIATTDGQLITYNITDYIPFAVSKEEKSRLVAQSVMNEEIIGLPLPIGTMVVHQSGIKTMNIFQDDNNLKIYTGGDDNAIGIIVFKYDQTKGTIEGNITSFEKNAGSSTITSCVVFNHGKNLLSTSVDQIVRIWTVEDDILRLSEQKYTTCADTGAADIVTDKNDSNKLLIGGVGLSIWES; translated from the coding sequence ATGGCAGAAACATGCATGAAGGAATTGTCTCATTATGGCCCTTCATTATGTGTcaaattttataaaaattaCGTCGTATCAGGCTATGGTCCATTCATCCAAATTTATGACTACCATGATAATGGCAAATTGATACATAAATCCAAAATGTTCCGTAAGAATAAGATACATGGATTAAGTGTTTCGTCTGAAGGTAAATTATTGGTTTTCGGTTCAAGATCTGTTTCTGTTGTGGATctagatgatgatttgattaataatgatgaaaatgtaGATGCAATTCGGTTTGAGAAATTAAACTCCGAATGGATCATCAATGGTGAGTTTAGTGCTAATGGTAAATTTATTTACCTTTTAACAAGTTACAATAAGGTTCTTATTTGTGATTTGATTGGTAATGTTGTCTCAGAGAAAGTACTGCCAGGCGAACGTTCAATCTTATATTCTGGTTCTATTAAGGTTCTATCCAATGATAAGGTTTTGATTAATGCCGGTACTGTCATGGGTGGTGTCTTAATATGGGACTTGTCTACTGAAAGTAAAATTCATAATTTATTAGGTCATGAAggttcaatttttcatgtCACTGTAAGTGATAATGGAGAACTTGTTGCAAGTTGTTCAGATGATCGATCGATAAGAATTTGGGATATAAAACTGGGTAAGGAATTATGTATCGGTTGGGGTCATACTGCAAGAATTTGGAATCTAAAATTCTTCTCAAATGGTACCAAATTAGTTAGTGTTTCAGAAGATTCAACATGCCGTATTTGGGATCTTAGAAGTAACAACAACGAGACCTTTGAGTTGAGATTATCACAAGTACATGAAGCTCATTTGATTAAAAACGTCTGGGGTGTCGATATTCAAGAAGAGGAAAACCTTGCCGTTACATCAGGTAATGATGGGAGAATCAAATTAATCGATATCAAAGATTACGGAGATCcatcaaatgaaatttcATTCAGTATGGATGATATCTCTGAAAAATCTGTgataaaattcaataaagaggaaattattaaaggtTTCCATCAATTTAAATTCGGACTTATTGCCATAACTTCATTAGgaaaaatcatcaaatttgattttgaaacagAAGTTTGGCAACTAATAAGTGTGTACGACAAGTTCGTCTCATATTCATCCACTAACGCCATAGTAAAAcataatatcattatattttctaataataaatgtgatctcttattattgaaattctCCTCAGATGGACATGATATAACGGTCAAACAAGAATTGCACTTAGATGAGTTGAGCAAGACAAATAATTGTTTAGTCGAGGAATTCAACGAAGAATCATTGTTAGTATGTTTAGAATCCCCAAACCCCCGtgataaattcatttgtttacaaataaataacGAAACTTTAACCATAGTAGAAAAATACTCGTTCACTAAACCAGAAAATTTTGTATCATCATGTTTAGAAGTTTTCCAACATTACATTTTGGTTGGATCCCGTTTTGCAACTATTGCCATTTTTGATAAAAGAAATGTAGATAAATCAGCCTACATTATAAAGAGATTAAATCACGGTGATACTACTACAAATATAGCATACGTAGAATGCAATGAACATCAGTCACATTTATTCTCTGTCACAAACAGGGATGGTTactataattttattagtATTAATTTCCCATCTGATTGCAACGGTTCAATAACTTACAAGGTGATTCATTCTAATAAGATAATGAAGGGGTTCCTAGAAGGTGCATTTTTCAACGATAAGGGAGAATATATAACGTACGGGTTTAAGTCAAgcttattttatatttataatgaaACTCATTGTTATGAAATTGCAAGTCAAGTCTGTGGTGGTGCACATCGCCAATGGAAATTGTTTCCTTGTGATAGcgacgaagaagaagaaactcAATTCACATTAATTTATATCAAAGCTTCAAGGTTACActtgaaaagaataaacaaattGTCTGTACCTGAAACTTTAGAAAGTGGCCTTCATGGAAGGGAAATTAGAGATGTTACAAtcttgaaagaaaaatccTATAAcgatgaatatattttttgtacCGGTTCGGAAGATACAACTCTTAAATTGGGTCAATTCAATACGGTTACTGGTAAGGTGACTAATCATTGGACTGAAAGGAAACATGTCTCTGGTTTACAACGTTGTAAATTTATTAGTGAAAAGTTAATGATCTCATCATCTGCCAGAGAAGAATTATTACTTTGggaaattaatgatgaattccAATCAGGTCCTTATATTACTATACGACAAACTTTACCTACTTCAAGTGATAATCCTGATTTAAGAATAATGGATTTCGATACTATATTTTTAACAAACGGATTGGATTTTATTGTCTCTACAGTTTATTCCGATTCCGGTGTCAAGATATGGTATTATGATCATGcaaagaatattttcaagTTGTTAATAGAAGGGCGTTACTCCACAGTTTGTATCTTGAACACATCTTTAGAGATATTCCGTAATCAAGTATGGCTATTTATTGCCACTACAGATGGGCAATTGATTACATATAATATTACTGATTATATTCCATTTGCTGtttccaaagaagaaaagagtCGTTTAGTAGCTCAATCTGTAATGAATGAGGAAATAATTGGCTTACCGTTACCAATTGGAACAATGGTCGTTCACCAATCAGGAATAAAGACaatgaatattttccaagatGACAATAATCTGAAAATTTACACGGGAGGTGATGATAATGCTATTGGAATAATTGTATTTAAATACGATCAAACGAAGGGAACGATTGAAGGAAACATAACTTCTTTTGAGAAAAATGCAGGTTCATCTACTATAACATCTTGTGTCGTTTTTAACCATGGAAAGAACTTATTAAGTACATCAGTGGATCAAATTGTGAGGATATGGACGGTTGAGGATGATATCTTACGGTTGTCtgaacaaaaatatactaCCTGTGCAGATACAGGCGCTGCCGATATTGTTACTGATAAGAATGACTCCAATAAGCTATTGATTGGTGGCGTTGGCTTATCCATTTGGGAATCATAA
- the RTC6 gene encoding mitochondrial 54S ribosomal protein bL36m (similar to Saccharomyces cerevisiae YPL183W-A; ancestral locus Anc_6.178), protein MMSTISRPLQALFKVNRLSSSPLFIRNWSTSLTRSPMLLQKDEFTSKVSLLISNRGFKVRTSVKKFCAHCYVVRRKGRVYIYCKSNPKHKQRQG, encoded by the coding sequence ATGATGTCCACCATTTCAAGACCTCTTCAAGCGCTTTTCAAAGTAAACAGATTATCGTCGTCACCTCTCTTTATTCGGAACTGGTCAACATCCCTAACAAGAAGTCCGATGCTATTACAGAAGGATGAATTCACATCTAAAGTGTCTCTCCTTATCTCTAACAGAGGGTTCAAAGTAAGGACATCTGTTAAGAAGTTCTGTGCACATTGTTATGTCGTTAGACGTAAGGGAAgagtatatatttattgtaAATCCAATCCCAAACACAAACAACGCCAAGGATAA